AAAAGGATTTTTTCACTCATTTTAAACTTTCTAAGCGAAACAAAACAGCGTTTTTATGTGCGTCTAAATGCTCGTTCGTAGCTAAAATTTCAACACTTTTTCCTAAATTTAAAAAGCCTTCTTTGCTAAGCTCTTGCACGCTCATTCTTTTACTAAAATCTGCCAAACCTAAACTAGAATGCGTTTTTGTAAGCCCATAAGTTGGCAAAACATGATTGGTCCCGCTTGCATAATCTCCCATGGATTCTGGGCTTAATTCGCCTAAAAACACTGATCCTGCGTGTTTGACTTTACTTAAAAGCTCGCGTGGATTTTGTGTTTGTATGATTAAATGCTCCGGTGCGTAAAGATTTGAAATTTCTAAAGCTTGATTTAAATCTTTTGCAATGATAATTCTTGAATTTGCTATGCTTTTACTTGCTAGTTCTTTTCTTGGTAAGTTTTCAAGCTGTAAGCTTACTTCATCGCTTACCTTTTGTGCAAATTCATTGCTTAAGCACACTAAAATCACTTGAGAATCTGCTCCATGTTCAGCTTGTGAAAGCAAATCACTAGCCACAAATTTCGCATTAGCCTTTTCATCCGCGATAACTAAAACTTCACTAGGTCCTGCTTGCATATCAATGGCTGCTCCTGATAAATCACTACTTACTTGGCGTTTTGCTTCGGTTACAAAGGCATTTCCTGGTCCAAAAATTTTATCTACTTTTAAAACACTTTTTGTCCCATAAGCAAGTGCTGCTATGGCTCCTGCACCGCCCATTTGATAAATTTCATCTACACCACAAAGCTTGGCACAAAAAAGTGTCGCATCACTTATTTTAGCCGGACTTGCTAAAACTACTTTTTCGCATTTTGCAATTTTAGCTGGAATTGCTAACATTAAAACGGTTGAAAATAAAGGTGCTAAGCCCCCTGGTATATAAAGTCCTACTTTTTCGATAGGGCGCGTTAAAACTTCGCATTTAACACCTTTAGTGGTTTCAACGGAGATTTCTTGTGGAATTTGCGCTTCGTGGAATTTTTTAATATTTTCATAGGCCACCAAAATAGCATCTTTTAGATCCTTGCTTAAACGAGTACTTGCAATTTCTAGTTCTTCTTCGCTTATTTTTATGCTTGAAATTTGAGTTTTATCAAATTTTAAAGCTTGCTCTATCAAGGCTTCATCGCCTTTTTCTCTTACTTCTTCGATGATAGAACTTACAATTTTCGAAATTTCATCTTTTGCTGCTATTGCAGGGCGTTTTAAAACTTCTTGTTTTTGGACTTCATTTAATTCATTAAAATTTATTATTTGCATTTTTTTCTCACTTTAACATTTTTTCTATTGGTAAAACTAAAATCGAACTCGCACCTTCCTCTTTTAAGGCTTCCATGGTTTCCCAAAAAAGATTTTCTTTACTTACCATATGCAAAGCCACATTTTTTTCATCATGTGCTAAAGGTAAAATGGTTGGTTTTTCTACGCCTGGTAACAAAGCTTTGATTTTATCAAGTTTTTCTTTTGGAGCGTGTAGCATAATGTATTTGCTTTCTCTTGCTTGCATTACTCCTGCAACTCTAAGCATAATCTTATCCACTAAGGCTTGTTTTTCATCGCTTAAAGCACTAGATCTTTGTATCAAACATGCACGAGATTCGTAAATGACTTTAACTTCTTTAAGATTATTAGCTTGTAAAGTCGCACCGCTTGAGACTAAATCACAAATCACATCAGCTAAATTTGCCCTTGGCGCAACTTCCACAGAGCCTGTAAGCATACAATTTTTATAATTAATATTATTTTCTTTCATAAAGCGTTTTAAAAGCTGTGGATAAGAAGTGGCGATTCTTAAATTTTCAAAATCTTTTAAACTATCAAATTTTTTCTCTTGTGGCAAGGCAAGTGAAAGCCTACAATAACCAAAATCAAGCTTTGTCAAAAGCTTATAATTTATTTCTTCGCCTAAGCTTTTTCGCTCCAACTCATTTTCTTCTAAAACATTTTCCCCTATGATACCAAGATCGACAACACCGTCAAAAACAAGTCCTGGTATATCATCATCTCTAACGCGTAAAATGTCTATGGGTAGATTAGTCGCAAAAGCTATAAGACTTTGCTCATGAATATGCATTTTAATCCCGCATTTGTTTAAAAGTTCTATAGATTCTTTTGAAAGTCTGCCTGATTTTTGTATGGCAAGACGCAAACGAGAATTTTCTTGCATATTTGTTCCTTGCTAATAAAATAAAAAATTATATTATCATAAGTATTTGAATTTTAAGCAAGAGTTTTTAAAATTACACGAATTTAATTTCTTAAAATAACTTTTAGTATTTATTTTTCAAAACAAAATTGAAATTTTAATACCCACTGTGTGATTATGGGTTTTCTAAAACCTTTAGTATTTTAAACATTTTGTTCTTTTTGGCATAATACAAAGCATCTTTTCCTTTGTGATCTTTGATATAAATATCTGCACCATTTTCTACAAGAATTTTAACAATTTTGGCATATTCTGGCGTATCATCGCCCAAAATAACCACTTCCAAAAGTGCTGTCCAACCAAGATTATTGATATGATTTACTTCTACGCTAGTATTTTTAAGCAAAAATTCAACAACTTCAACATGTCCTTTTTCACAAGCAGGTATCAAGGCATTTCCACCGTAACGATTTAATGGTTTTATAGCGTCTGCTTTTGTATAAATGATTTTTAAAATTTCAAGCTGCCCATTTGCTC
This genomic interval from Campylobacter sp. CCS1377 contains the following:
- the hisD gene encoding histidinol dehydrogenase, which produces MQIINFNELNEVQKQEVLKRPAIAAKDEISKIVSSIIEEVREKGDEALIEQALKFDKTQISSIKISEEELEIASTRLSKDLKDAILVAYENIKKFHEAQIPQEISVETTKGVKCEVLTRPIEKVGLYIPGGLAPLFSTVLMLAIPAKIAKCEKVVLASPAKISDATLFCAKLCGVDEIYQMGGAGAIAALAYGTKSVLKVDKIFGPGNAFVTEAKRQVSSDLSGAAIDMQAGPSEVLVIADEKANAKFVASDLLSQAEHGADSQVILVCLSNEFAQKVSDEVSLQLENLPRKELASKSIANSRIIIAKDLNQALEISNLYAPEHLIIQTQNPRELLSKVKHAGSVFLGELSPESMGDYASGTNHVLPTYGLTKTHSSLGLADFSKRMSVQELSKEGFLNLGKSVEILATNEHLDAHKNAVLFRLESLK
- a CDS encoding ankyrin repeat domain-containing protein; translated protein: MEKALFDAVYNNDIKRLEQLIKQGVNINIQNQKKQSLIMVATYNNNIKMVEMLFKNGADVNLQDDYKNTPFLYAGANGQLEILKIIYTKADAIKPLNRYGGNALIPACEKGHVEVVEFLLKNTSVEVNHINNLGWTALLEVVILGDDTPEYAKIVKILVENGADIYIKDHKGKDALYYAKKNKMFKILKVLENP
- the hisG gene encoding ATP phosphoribosyltransferase, translated to MQENSRLRLAIQKSGRLSKESIELLNKCGIKMHIHEQSLIAFATNLPIDILRVRDDDIPGLVFDGVVDLGIIGENVLEENELERKSLGEEINYKLLTKLDFGYCRLSLALPQEKKFDSLKDFENLRIATSYPQLLKRFMKENNINYKNCMLTGSVEVAPRANLADVICDLVSSGATLQANNLKEVKVIYESRACLIQRSSALSDEKQALVDKIMLRVAGVMQARESKYIMLHAPKEKLDKIKALLPGVEKPTILPLAHDEKNVALHMVSKENLFWETMEALKEEGASSILVLPIEKMLK